A single Oryctolagus cuniculus chromosome 18, mOryCun1.1, whole genome shotgun sequence DNA region contains:
- the PMIS2 gene encoding transmembrane protein PMIS2: protein MPPKPSTAAPPGDPAAPAAPADQPAPGAQPAPADQPAPGAPPAPGDQPAPGAPPAAAEKKQPSQTKEELAFYAPNYLCMSIFAVLLFFPLGLAACYFSHKTTQANRESKWEEAYLNSGRTGWLSVFGILIGLGIIYGCVLYM, encoded by the exons ATGCCTCCCAAGCCATCAACAGCTGCCCCGCCAGGTGACCCAGCTGCGCCAGCTGCCCCAGCTGACCAGCCTGCGCCAGGTGCCCAACCTGCCCCAGCTGACCAGCCTGCGCCAGGTGCCCCACCTGCTCCAGGTGACCAGCCTGCGCCAGGtgccccacctgctgcagctgAGAAAAAACAACCTAGCCAGACAAAAGAAGAACTGGCATTTTATGCTCCAAATTACCTATGCATGTCTATCTTTGCtgtacttctttttttccctttgggactggcagcTTGCTACTTCAGCCATAAG ACCACACAGGCCAACAGGGAGAGCAAATGGGAAGAGGCTTACTTAAACTCAGGTCGAACCGGCTGGCTGAGTGTTTTTGGCATACTCATTGGTTTAGGCATAATTTATGGATGTGTCCTATATATGTGA